A window of the Helianthus annuus cultivar XRQ/B chromosome 4, HanXRQr2.0-SUNRISE, whole genome shotgun sequence genome harbors these coding sequences:
- the LOC110936393 gene encoding coatomer subunit alpha-1 — translation MLTKFETKSNRVKGLSFHSKRPWILASLHSGVIQLWDYRMGTLIDRFDEHDGPVRGVHFHQSQPLFVSGGDDYKIKVWNYKLHRCLFTLLGHLDYIRTVQFHHENPWIVSASDDQTIRIWNWQSRTCISVLTGHNHYVMCALFHPKEDLVVSASLDQTVRVWDIGALKKKTASPADDILRLSQMNTDFFGGVDAVVKYVLEGHDRGVNWASFHPTLPLIVSGADDRQVKIWRMNDTKAWEVDTLRGHMNNVSCVLFHARQDIIVSNSEDKSIRVWDATKRTGLQTFRREHDRFWILGCHPEMNLLAAGHDSGMIVFKLERERPAFSVSGESLYYVKDRFLRFYEYTSQKDTQILPIRRPGSVSLNQGPRTLSYSPTENAILICSDVDGGSYELYIIPKDSITRGDTVQEAKRGVGGSAVFVARNRFAVLEKSTNQVLVKNIKNEIVKKSALPSPVDAIFYAGTGNLLCRAEDRVFIFDLQQRLVLGDLQTSFVRYVVWSSDMESVALLSKHSIVIADKKLVHRCTLHETIRVKSGSWDDNGVFIYTTLTHIKYCLPNGDSGIIKTLDNPVYITKIFGNTLFCLDRDGKNRPIVIDSTEYVFKLSLLKKRYDHVMSMIRNSELCGQAMIAYLQQKGFPEVALHFVRDERTRFNLALESGNIQIAVASAKEIDEKDHWYRLGVEALRQGNSGIVEYAYQRTKNFERLSFLYLITGNLDKLSKMMKIAEVKNDVMGQFHNALYLGDVQERIKILINAGHLPLAYATAKTHGLNEIVEDLADKLNGNVPNLPSGRSSSLLFPPTPVLCGGDWPLLRTMKGIFEGGLDNAGKGGNEEYEDAADADWGEELDIVDVENIQNGDVSMVLDDEEAPEDNEEGGWDLEDLELPPDVETPKATTSRSAVFVTPTAGMPVSQIWVQKSSLAAEHAAAGNFDTAMRLLSRQLGIKNFTPLKSLFIDLHTGSHSYLRAFSSAPIISLAIERGWSESASPNVRAPPALVFSFSQLEEKLKAGYKATTTGKFTEALRLFLSILHTIPLIVVESRREVDEVKELIIIVKEYVLGLQMELKRRELKDNPVRQQELAAYFTHCNLQLPHLRLALMNAMTVCYKAGNLITASNFARRLLETNPTAENQTKTARSVMQAAERNMKDSTQLNYDFRNPFVVCGATYVPIYRGQKDVLCPYCNSHFVLSHEGQLCTVCDLAVVGSDASGLLCSPAQIR, via the exons ATGTTGACGAAGTTTGAGACCAAGAGTAATCGAGTAAAAGGCCTGAGTTTCCACAGTAAGAGGCCGTGGATTTTAGCGAGTCTTCACAGTGGTGTGATTCAGCTATGGGACTACCGTATGGGCACTCTCATTGATCGGTTTGACGAACATGACGGCCCTGTTCGTGGCGTGCATTTTCATCAGTCGCAGCCTCTGTTTGTTTCTGGAG GAGATGATTACAAGATCAAAGTATGGAATTACAAGCTGCATCGGTGTTTGTTTACGCTGCTTGGCCACCTTGATTATATTCGGACGGTTCAGTTTCACCATGAGAACCCCTGGATTGTTAGTGCTAGTGATGATCAAACTATCCGGATATGGAATTGGCAGTCTCGTACTTGTATATCTGTTTTGACTGGACACAACCATTATGTGATGTGTGCTTTGTTCCATCCAAAGGAGGACCTTGTGGTATCAGCATCATTAGACCAGACTGTTCGAGTTTGGGATATTGGTGCCCTAAAGAAGAAAACAGCTTCCCCTGCTGATGATATCCTTCGGCTGAGTCAGATGAATACAGATTTCTTTGGAGGGGTTGATGCTGTTGTGAAGTATGTATTAGAGGGCCATGATCGAGGAGTCAACTGGGCATCGTTTCATCCCACTCTTCCTCTTATTGTTTCAGGAGCTGACGATCGCCAAGTGAAGATCTGGCGAATGAATG ATACAAAAGCTTGGGAAGTAGACACATTGAGAGGTCACATGAATAATGTATCATGTGTTCTATTCCATGCAAGACAAGACATCATAGTATCTAACTCGGAGGATAAAAGCATACGTGTTTGGGATGCTACAAAAAGAACCGGCCTTCAAACATTCCGCCGTGAGCATGACAGATTCTGGATTCTCGGTTGTCATCCTGAGATGAACCTGTTGGCAGCTGGCCATGACAGCGGTATGATTGTTTTCAAGCTAGAAAGAGAACGCCCTGCTTTCTCTGTTAGTGGTGAATCATTGTACTATGTAAAAGACCGTTTTCTACGGTTTTACGAGTACACTTCTCAAAAAGACACTCAAATATTACCTATCCGCAGGCCTGGCTCCGTTAGCTTGAACCAGGGCCCAAGAACCCTCTCTTACAGCCCAACTGAAAATGCGATACTAATATGTTCCGATGTGGATGGCGGATCTTATGAATTGTACATCATCCCTAAAGATAGTATTACTAGAGGTGATACAGTTCAAGAGGCGAAACGTGGCGTCGGTGGGTCGGCGGTTTTTGTGGCCCGAAATAGATTTGCAGTCCTCGAGAAGAGCACCAATCAAGTGTTggtcaaaaacataaaaaatgagATTGTGAAGAAGAGTGCCCTTCCTTCTCCAGTCGATGCTATATTCTATGCTGGTACAGGTAACTTGTTATGTAGGGCAGAAGATAGAGTTTTTATCTTTGATCTTCAACAACGGTTGGTTCTCGGGGACCTACAAACTTCATTTGTAAGGTACGTTGTTTGGTCAAGCGATATGGAGAGTGTTGCCTTGCTTAGTAAGCATTCAATAGTTATAGCTGATAAAAAACTGGTGCACCGGTGCACCCTTCATGAGACAATCAGAGTGAAAAGCGGTTCATGGGATGATAATGGCGTGTTCATATACACAACGTTAACCCATATTAAATACTGTTTGCCTAATGGAGACAGTGGAATCATTAAAACCCTTGATAATCCGGTTTATATCACAAAAATATTTGGAAACACACTCTTTTGTTTGGACCGTGATGGGAAAAACCGGCCAATAGTTATTGATTCAACTGAATACGTCTTTAAGTTATCTTTACTGAAAAAGAGATATGACCATGTAATGAGCATGATAAGAAACTCTGAGCTTTGTGGGCAAGCCATGATTGCATATTTGCAACAAAAAGGTTTCCCTGAAGTTGCCCTCCATTTCGTAAGAGATGAGAGAACCCGTTTCAATTTAGCACTCGAAAGTGGAAACATCCAGATAGCTGTTGCCTCTGCTAAAGAGATAGATGAGAAAGATCATTGGTATAGATTAGGGGTTGAGGCCCTTCGTCAGGGTAATTCTGGCATCGTTGAATATGCATATCAGAGGACGAAAAACTTTGAGAGGCTATCTTTTCTGTATTTGATAACAGGAAACTTGGATAAGCTGTCTAAAATGATGAAGATTGCTGAGGTGAAAAACGATGTTATGGGGCAGTTCCATAATGCTTTGTATTTGGGTGATGTTCAAGAACGAATCAAGATTTTGATCAATGCTGGCCATCTACCACTAGCATATGCTACAGCTAAGACCCATGGGTTGAATGAGATTGTTGAAGATCTTGCTGATAAACTTAACGGTAATGTTCCTAATTTGCCCAGTGGTAGGTCTTCTTCTCTTTTGTTCCCCCCAACACCGGTCTTGTGCGGTGGGGACTGGCCATTGTTGAGGACCATGAAAGGGATATTTGAGGGTGGTCTTGATAACGCTGGAAAAGGTGGAAACGAAGagtatgaagatgctgctgatgcTGATTGGGGTGAGGAGTTGGATATTGTGGATGTGGAGAATATTCAAAATGGTGATGTCAGCATGGTGCTGGATGATGAAGAAGCACCTGAAGATAATGAAGAGGGAGGTTGGGATCTTGAGGATCTCGAACTTCCTCCGGATGTTGAAACCCCAAAAGCCACCACTAGTCGTTCTGCTGTATTTGTAACACCGACTGCTGGTATGCCTGTGAGTCAGATATGGGTGCAGAAGTCATCTCTTGCTGCTGAGCATGCAGCAGCTGGCAACTTTGACACCGCCATGCGGTTACTGAGCCGCCAGCTTGGTATAAAGAATTTCACACCGCTGAAGTCCTTGTTCATTGATCTTCACACGGGAAGTCATTCTTACTTGCGTGCGTTCTCATCGGCTCCCATAATCTCATTGGCCATCGAGAGGGGTTGGAGTGAGTCAGCAAGTCCTAATGTCCGGGCCCCGCCTGCACTCGTGTTCAGTTTCTCTCAGTTAGAAGAAAAACTCAAGGCCGGTTACAAAGCCACAACCACAGGGAAGTTCACCGAAGCTTTACGCCTCTTTTTAAGTATTCTCCATACCATCCCCCTGATTGTTGTCGAGTCAAGAAGAGAAGTGGATGAAGTTAAAGAGCTGATTATTATCGTGAAAGAATATGTTTTGGGCTTACAGATGGAACTTAAAAGGAGGGAACTGAAAGACAACCCTGTTCGTCAACAAGAACTGGCGGCTTATTTCACTCACTGCAACCTTCAGCTACCGCACTTGAGACTTGCCTTGATGAATGCTATGACTGTGTGTTACAAGGCTGGTAATCTGATAACAGCATCAAACTTTGCCCGGAGGCTTTTGGAGACCAACCCGACTGCAGAAAAC
- the LOC110936392 gene encoding kinesin-like protein KIN-7C: MDPGDGQEEKIFVTVRVRPLNAKEIAKNDVSDWECVSNNTIIYKNVKALTERSMYPNAYTFDRVYGCDSTTRQVYEEGVKRIALSALNGFNSSVFAYGQTSSGKTYTMTGITQYAISDIFDHINQQDDREFVLKFSAIEIYNECVRDLLSADATPLRLLDDPEKGTIVDKLTEIHLEDWTHLMELLAVCEAQRKIGETSMNEMSSRSHQIIRLTIESSPSEVSGVGSASILAATVNFVDLAGSERASQTNSVGKRLKEGGHINRSLLTLGTVIRKLSKEPNGHIPYRDSKLTRILQNSLGGNAKTAIVCTLSPAHAHLEQSRNTLLFAVCAKEVRTSAQVNVVMSEKVLVKQLQREMARLEHELKNMSGTTNDSEAIIKEKELQIQKMEQEIKELTQERDLARSRLDELLRAAGVDQNSLQWTDSSSWDGGSASVHLRGSSWDGGSASGHLRGSSWDGHYTSDTSDVAVNVKVKVNAPLPPTASVNTYSFPKNHKLRNPNEDHYVFDNITPREFMNQYFGPDPTQEWDKTSQKARERTNSIDSCKEVEVCIEKDEADDVDDIHDQDQNQNQNEGDFGNSRVDKSPRSALEDVSETKTPSITRSSSCSAVIEGDVLSSSSHVSEKNVVVESKSESDIKKLCRQDSQRTITGVDEKEMQDTDGDIFISSPSSNTHEKVMVKATPETIESGDELEGFDSGKEWSLVFEDQRKKIIELWNECNIPLLHRTYFFLLIKGDPSDSVYIEVELRRLAFLKKTLDQVASARALNLERAMLSRKLLKKFTSAERREMFAKWAIDLESRNRRFQLSQLLWTKTDDIEHIRNSAEIVAKLVGLIEPDKTPKELFGLTVATKQESQSLLSTWRNSLSLLRY, translated from the exons ATGGATCCCGGCGATGGACAAGAAGAGAAGATATTTGTGACGGTGAGGGTGAGGCCTTTGAACGCAAAAGAAATCGCGAAGAATGATGTTTCTGATTGGGAATGTGTGAGCAACAACACCATCATATACAAGAACGTTAAGGCCTTAACCGAGCGATCAATGTACCCAAATGCCTACACATTTG ATCGAGTATACGGTTGTGACAGTACAACAAGACAAGTGTACGAGGAGGGAGTCAAAAGAATTGCTCTTTCAGCTCTCAATGGTTTTAACT CAAGTGTATTCGCATATGGGCAGACAAGCAGTGGGAAGACATACACCATGACTGGCATCACTCAATATGCAATTTCAGACATATTTGACCACATTAACCAG CAAGACGATAGAGAATTTGTTTTGAAATTTTCCGCCATTGAAATATACAATGAATGCGTTAGAGACCTTCTCAGTGCAGACGCCACTCCACTTAGACTCCTTGATGATCCAGAG AAAGGAACAATAGTAGATAAACTCACAGAGATCCATTTGGAGGACTGGACCCATCTAATGGAGCTCCTTGCCGTCTGTGAAG CTCAAAGAAAAATCGGGGAAACATCAATGAATGAAATGAGCTCGAGATCTCACCAGATTATTCGACTG ACAATTGAAAGTTctcccagtgaagtctcgggggtTGGCAGTGCAAGCATTCTTGCAGCTACTGTG AATTTTGTCGATCTAGCAGGAAGTGAACGTGCTTCGCAAACCAATTCAGTGGGTAAACGACTGAAAGAAGGCGGCCACATAAACCGCAGTTTACTAACACTAGGCACAGTTATCCGCAAATTAAG CAAAGAGCCAAACGGTCATATACCATATAGAGACTCAAAGCTAACAAGAATACTACAAAACTCTCTTGGAGGAAATGCGAAAACAGCCATAGTATGCACACTCAGCCCCGCACACGCTCATCTTGAGCAGTCAAGAAACACACTTTTGTTTGCGGTTTGCGCCAAGGAAGTCAGGACAAGTGCCCAGGTTAATGTAGTCATGTCCGAGAAAGTATTGGTGAAGCAGTTGCAACGAGAAATGGCTCGACTGGAACACGAGTTGAAAAACATGTCTGGCACAACAAATGATTCCGAGGCTATAATCAAAGAAAAGGAACTCCAAATACAAAAG ATGGAGCAAGAGATAAAAGAGTTGACTCAGGAACGTGATCTGGCTCGATCTCGGCTTGATGAATTATTAAGAGCAGCTGGAGTCGATCAAAATTCGCTGCAATGG ACCGATTCTAGTTCATGGGACGGAGGATCTGCATCCGTGCACTTACGTGGCAGTTCATGGGATGGAGGTTCTGCATCCGGGCACTTACGTGGCAGTTCATGGGACGGACATTACACATCAGACACATCTGATGTGGCAGTCAACgtaaaagtcaaagtcaacgctcCACTTCCCCCAACTGCTTCAGTCAACACTTATAGTTTCCCAAAGAACCATAAACTGCGTAATCCAAATGAAGACCACTATGTTTTTGATAATATCACCCCACGTGAGTTTATGAACCAGTATTTCGGGCCAGACCCGACCCAGGAATGGGACAAGACTTCCCAAAAAGCTAGAGAAAGGACAAATTCAATAGATAGTTGCAAAGAAGTAGAAGTATGTATtgagaaagatgaagcagatgatgttgatgatatCCATGATCAagatcaaaaccaaaaccaaaacgaGGGTGATTTTGGAAATTCACGTGTAGACAAATCTCCTCGTTCGGCTCTTGAAGATGTTTCGGAAACAAAAACTCCAAGTATAACAAGAAGCAGTAGTTGCTCAGCTGTTATTGAAGGTGATGTATTATCATCGTCGTCTCATGTATCTGAAAAGAATGTGGTGGTTGAATCAAAATCAGAGTCGGATATTAAGAAATTATGTCGACAAGATTCTCAAAGGACGATCACAGGTGTTGACGAGAAAGAAATGCAGGATACTGATGGGGATATTTTCATCTCTTCTCCATCATCGAACACACACGAAAAGGTCATG GTGAAGGCTACACCCGAAACCATTGAATCAGGAGATGAATTAGAGGGTTTTGATTCTGGGAAAGAGTGGAGTTTGGTGTTTGAGGATCAAAGAAAGAAGATAATCGAACTCTGGAATGAATGCAACATACCATTGCTTCACAGGACCTACTTTTTCTTGCTTATTAAAGGCGATCCATCAGATTCCGTCTACATTGAAGTCGAGCTTAGACGTCTAGCGTTCCTCAAGAAAACTCTAGATCAAGTTGCAAG TGCACGGGCACTGAATCTTGAGAGGGCGATGTTAAGCAGGAAGCTTTTGAAGAAATTCACTTCAGCTGAAAGACGAGAGATGTTCGCAAAGTGGGCCATTGATTTGGAATCCCGAAACAGGAGATTCCAACTGTCTCAATTATTATGGACAAAAACAGATGACATTGAGCATATTAGAAACAGTGCCGAGATAGTTGCAAAGCTCGTTGGGCTCATCGAACCAGACAAAACGCCAAAGGAGTTGTTTGGTTTGACTGTTGCTACCAAACAAGAATCACAGAGCCTTCTCTCTACCTGGAGAAACAGCCTCTCCTTGCTAAGATACTAA
- the LOC110936390 gene encoding V-type proton ATPase 16 kDa proteolipid subunit, which yields MSSTFSGDETAPFFGFLGAAAALVFSCMGAAYGTAKSGVGVASMGVMRPELVMKSIVPVVMAGVLGIYGLIIAVIISTGINPKAKSYYLFDGYAHLSSGLACGLAGLSAGMAIGIVGDAGVRANAQQPKLFVGMILILIFAEALALYGLIVGIILSSRAGQSRAD from the exons ATGTCTTCGACGTTCTCCGGCGACGAAACTGCTCCGTTTTTCGGCTTCCTCGGCGCCGCTGCTGCGTTGGTCTTCTCTT GTATGGGAGCAGCCTATGGGACGGCAAAGAGTGGCGTTGGAGTGGCTTCAATGGGAGTGATGAGGCCAGAGTTGGTAATGAAGTCAATTGTGCCGGTGGTTATGGCTGGAGTGTTGGGTATTTACGGTCTGATTATTGCCGTGATTATTAGTACTGGGATTAACCCTAAGGCCAAGTCTTATTATCTGTTTGACGGATACGCTCATCTTTCTTCTGGTCTTGCTTGTGGTCTGGCTGGTCTTTCTGCTGGTATGGCCATTGGAATCGTCGGTGATGCTGGTGTTAG GGCTAATGCACAACAACCTAAACTTTTCGTTGGAATGATCTTGATTCTCATTTTTGCTGAAGCTTTGGCCCTCTACGGTCTTATTGTTGGCATCATTCTTTCTTCTCGAGCTGGTCAATCCAGAGCAGATTAG
- the LOC110936391 gene encoding protein ACCUMULATION AND REPLICATION OF CHLOROPLASTS 6, chloroplastic, whose translation MESLSHLRTTVCVPLTTPFPPSTTTKKYSKPNAVSSTNGSISGNFSASKWANRLLSDFQFLPTTATTPDLPDLTTPPYPPPLSTTTARYVPMPIDFYRVLGAQPHFLGDGIRRCYEARVLKPPLYGYSDDALVSRRQILLAACETLADLSSRREYNLGLVDDEFGTVVTDVPWENVPGALCVLQEAGEDELVLQIGENLLKERLPKSFKQDVVLAMALSYIEISRDTMAMLPPDYIKGCELLERALKLLQEEGASSLAPDLQKQIDETLEEINPRYVLELLALPLDDEYRSRRTEGLQGVRNILWAVGGGGAAAIAGGFTREDFMSEAFLRMTAAEQVELFTATPHNIPAESFEVYGVALAFVAQAFTGKNPRLIKEADGLFQQLQQIKVTALGNLTSTYNTTENREADFAFALERGLCSLLVGEVDECRSWLGLNNENSPYREPSIAAFVIENSKNDPDNNLLPGLCMLLETWLVEVVFPRFRETTDVQFKLGDYYDDPVVLRYLERLEGVGGSPLAAAAAIAKIGAEATAVLDSVKIGALQALQKVFPLGETESVKRQNNSEFDDSFVAETDDLISEENDNGNQGNQEREIITYQIKDAAVKIMCAGVVVGLMTLAGLKFIPSKRGSTSTTARKEVDSALASDVTNVEDSRVEDAEDIPKMDARLAEGLVRKWQSIKSQALGPEHCHSKLSEVLDGEMHKIWLQRATEIAQRGWFWDYTLLNITIDSVTVSLDGRLAVVEATLEESAKLIDLTHPENNDSYNLTYTTRYEMSCAKSSWKITKGAVLKS comes from the exons ATGGAGTCTCTCAGCCACCTGAGAACCACCGTCTGCGTACCATTAACCACCCCATTCCCCCCATCAACCACCACCAAAAAATACTCAAAACCTAACGCCGTCAGCAGCACTAACGGCTCTATCTCCGGCAACTTCTCCGCCAGCAAATGGGCCAACCGCCTCCTCTCCGACTTTCAATTCCTCCCTACAACCGCCACCACTCCAGACCTACCGGACCTTACCACGCCGCCGTATCCTCCACCACTCTCCACCACCACCGCCCGCTACGTTCCCATGCCGATTGACTTCTACCGAGTGCTCGGAGCGCAGCCGCACTTCCTAGGGGACGGAATTAGGCGGTGTTATGAAGCTAGGGTTTTGAAACCGCCGTTGTATGGTTATAGTGATGATGCGTTGGTTAGTAGGAGGCAGATTCTGCTAGCGGCGTGTGAAACCCTAGCGGATTTGAGTTCGAGACGTGAGTATAATTTGGGGCTTGTGGATGATGAGTTTGGTACGGTTGTTACTGATGTTCCCTGGGAGAAT GTTCCTGGAGCCTTGTGTGTGTTACAAGAAGCTGGAGAGGATGAACTGGTTCTTCAAATCGGTGAGAATTTGTTGAAAGAAAGGCTACCCAAATCATTCAAGCAGGATGTCGTGTTGGCTATGGCATTGTCCTATATCGAAATCTCAAGGGACACGATGGCGATGTTGCCTCCTGATTATATCAAGGGTTGTGAATTGCTGGAGAGAGCGCTTAAGTTATTGCAG GAAGAAGGTGCAAGCAGCCTTGCACCCGATTTGCAAAAACAAATTGATGAAACATTAGAAGAGATAAACCCGCGTTATGTGCTGGAGCTTTTGGCTTTACCTCTTGATGATGAGTACCGATCAAGAAGGACAGAGGGTCTTCAAGGTGTGCGCAATATTTTGTGGGCTGTTGGAGGCGGTGGTGCTGCTGCTATTGCTGGCGGGTTTACACGTGAAGATTTCATGAGTGAGGCCTTCTTACGAATGACAGCAGCGGAGCAA GTTGAACTCTTTACCGCCACTCCACATAACATACCAGCAGAAAGTTTTGAAGTTTATGGAGTTGCGTTGGCATTTGTTGCTCAAGCTTTCACGGGTAAAAACCCGCGTCTTATTAAAGAAGCCGACGGCTTGTTTCAACAGCTTCAACAAATCAAAGTAACAGCCTTAGGCAATTTAACCTCAACATACAACACGACAGAAAACCGTGAGGCTGACTTTGCATTTGCATTAGAAAGGGGTCTTTGTTCACTTCTTGTAGGCGAGGTTGACGAATGCCGTTCATGGTTAGGCTTAAACAATGAAAACTCACCATACCGGGAACCATCTATCGCTGCTTTTGTTATAGAAAATTCTAAAAACGACCCCGACAACAATCTCCTTCCGGGTCTTTGTATGTTGTTGGAAACATGGCTCGTTGAGGTTGTGTTTCCTAGGTTTCGAGAAACAACAGACGTCCAGTTTAAACTCGGTGATTATTACGATGATCCTGTTGTATTGCGATATTTAGAACGGCTAGAAGGCGTTGGCGGTTCACCTTTGGCTGCCGCCGCTGCGATTGCTAAAATCGGTGCGGAAGCTACCGCGGTTCTTGATAGCGTTAAAATAGGGGCACTTCAGGCGCTACAGAAGGTTTTTCCTCTTGGTGAGACAGAGAGTGTTAAACGTCAGAATAACAGTGAGTTTGATGATTCGTTTGTGGCGGAGACTGATGATTTAATTTCTGAGGAAAATGATAACGGGAATCAAGGTAATCAAGAACGCGAAATAATTACTTATCAGATAAAAGATGCGGCTGTGAAGATCATGTGTGCGGGTGTGGTGGTTGGATTGATGACTTTGGCTGGCTTGAAATTTATACCGTCCAAAAGAGGCTCTACTAGTACTACTGCTCGTAAAGAAGTTGATTCGGCTCTGGCTTCAGACGTCACCAATGTGG AGGATTCTAGGGTTGAGGATGCTGAAGACATTCCTAAAATGGATGCAAGATTAGCCGAAGGTCTAGTTCGTAAGTGGCAGAGCATAAAATCCCAAGCCCTTGGACCTGAGCATTGCCACTCAAAATTATCAGAG GTATTAGATGGTGAAATGCACAAGATCTGGCTTCAACGGGCAACCGAAATTGCTCAACGTGGTTGGTTTTGGGACTACACGCTTTTAAACATTACCATTGACAGTGTTACCGTTTCACTCGATGGGCGCTTAGCTGTTGTGGAAGCAACCCTTGAAGAGTCTGCCAAGTTGATTGATTTGACCCACCCGGAAAACAATGACTCCTATAATTTAACTTACACCACACGTTATGAGATGTCGTGTGCCAAGTCATCATGGAAAATCACAAAGGGGGCTGTCCTCAAATCATAA